The following proteins come from a genomic window of Salvia hispanica cultivar TCC Black 2014 chromosome 4, UniMelb_Shisp_WGS_1.0, whole genome shotgun sequence:
- the LOC125220075 gene encoding probable methyltransferase At1g29790, with amino-acid sequence MGSDDSNPRKQAFQQFQVTYMLKVVFLIIVTNLLTLYIFTTPHSYIDHPLSRISQLPFFDTKLLLLKLNSTQDQLIESHSQIENLQTQLNSAHHLLESLIDHLNNLNGNRPGAASYAGLLDDLPDEVRLATGPHMLPLGNTPRIGSEIYSSVGGGCLNHKQDLAKYMSYEVGGLCPSDDVFAQILMLKGCEPLPRRRCHPRQPKNYAEPRPLPGSMWATPPDTSIVWDPYTCKNYTCLIERKRFPGSYDCKDCFDLQGREKTRWQYDNGGLDFGMDQVLATKAPGSVRIGLDIGGGSGTFAARMRERNVTIITTSMNFDGPFNSFIASRGLIPMHVSISQRFPFFENTLDIVHSMHVLSNWIPDPMLEFALYDIYRVLRPGGLFWLDRFFCFGSQLNETYVPMFDRVGFKRLRWNTGMKLDRGIQKNEWYFSALLEKPIIT; translated from the coding sequence AAGTAGTATTCCTAATCATAGTAACCAACCTCTTAACCCTCTACATTTTCACTACTCCTCACTCATACATTGATCACCCACTCTCAAGAATCTCCCAACTCCCCTTTTTTGACACCAAACTACTCCTCCTCAAGCTCAACTCCACACAAGACCAACTCATTGAAAGCCACTCCCAAATTGAGAACTTGCAAACTCAACTCAACTCAGCCCACCACCTACTCGAATCCCTCATCGACCACCTCAACAACCTCAACGGGAACCGACCCGGCGCCGCCTCCTATGCCGGCCTCCTCGACGACCTCCCGGACGAGGTCAGGCTCGCGACCGGCCCCCACATGCTCCCCCTCGGGAACACCCCTCGGATCGGGTCCGAGATCTACTCCTCGGTCGGGGGTGGGTGCCTAAACCACAAGCAAGACCTAGCAAAGTACATGTCATACGAAGTCGGAGGGCTGTGCCCCTCCGACGACGTATTCGCTCAAATACTAATGCTAAAAGGCTGCGAGCCCCTCCCCCGGCGCCGGTGCCACCCCCGGCAGCCTAAAAACTACGCGGAGCCGCGCCCGCTCCCGGGGTCCATGTGGGCCACCCCACCCGACACAAGCATCGTGTGGGACCCGTACACGTGTAAAAACTACACGTGCctaatagagagaaaaagattcCCGGGCTCCTACGACTGCAAAGACTGCTTCGATTTACAAGGCAGGGAGAAAACAAGATGGCAATACGACAACGGCGGACTAGACTTCGGGATGGATCAAGTCCTCGCAACGAAGGCGCCCGGAAGCGTGAGGATCGGGCTGGACATCGGGGGAGGGTCGGGGACGTTTGCTGCGAGGATGAGGGAGAGGAACGTGACGATCATCACGACGTCGATGAACTTCGACGGGCCGTTCAACAGCTTCATTGCGTCGAGGGGGCTGATCCCGATGCACGTGAGCATCTCGCAGAGGTTTCCGTTCTTCGAGAACACATTGGATATTGTCCATTCGATGCACGTGCTGAGCAACTGGATCCCGGATCCGATGCTGGAGTTTGCTCTGTATGACATATACAGAGTGCTGAGGCCGGGTGGGCTGTTCTGGCTCGACCGGTTCTTCTGCTTCGGGTCGCAGCTTAACGAGACGTACGTGCCTATGTTCGACCGGGTCGGGTTTAAGAGATTGAGGTGGAACACCGGGATGAAGCTGGATCGAGGCATTCAGAAGAATGAGTGGTACTTCTCTGCTCTCTTGGAGAAGCCCATCATCACCTGA